The following coding sequences lie in one Corynebacterium anserum genomic window:
- the xseA gene encoding exodeoxyribonuclease VII large subunit: MKQWIERLGHIWVEGQVTQVNMKPSWKLSYVTLRDVEQEASVQVTLSTSTLRSLTTPLNNGDRVVMYGKPAFYAGRGSFSLWVTRVRHVGIGELLARIEELKRALAAEGLFDPRLKRPLPFLPRRVGLITGRGSAAERDVLSVAQDRWPAVQFEVINTAVQGPNTVPEILAALEKLESNPDVDVVIVARGGGSVEDLLPFSEEALSRAVSRMTTPVVSAIGHEPDNPVLDHVADVRAATPTDAAKRVVPDVLAEKQYVMELRQRAAGALRSWVAGEKRSLSDLRSRPVLADPLLPVTRQREIIEEALQRKDRALGMTVREKRNQITSLKAQVNALGPSQTLARGYSIVQVVPRDGSGPAVVTTVNDVQPGSQLRIRVADGAITAAAMAVQAAPGGTEQDTTKTE, encoded by the coding sequence GTGAAGCAATGGATCGAGCGCCTCGGCCATATCTGGGTTGAGGGACAGGTCACTCAGGTCAATATGAAGCCCAGTTGGAAGCTGTCCTATGTAACCCTGCGTGATGTAGAGCAAGAAGCCTCCGTTCAGGTCACCCTCAGCACCTCCACTCTGCGTAGTCTCACTACTCCCCTCAACAATGGGGATCGGGTGGTGATGTATGGAAAGCCTGCCTTCTATGCAGGTCGTGGGTCCTTTTCTTTGTGGGTAACAAGAGTTCGGCATGTGGGGATCGGCGAACTTCTTGCCCGTATTGAAGAGCTCAAGCGCGCCCTTGCTGCGGAGGGCTTATTTGATCCCCGTCTGAAACGCCCACTCCCCTTTCTTCCTCGACGCGTCGGCCTCATCACTGGACGCGGATCCGCCGCAGAACGCGACGTTCTTTCCGTAGCACAAGATCGGTGGCCTGCCGTCCAATTTGAGGTCATCAACACGGCGGTTCAAGGTCCAAATACGGTACCTGAAATACTAGCCGCGCTGGAAAAGCTCGAGTCCAACCCCGACGTCGATGTCGTCATTGTGGCACGCGGCGGCGGGTCTGTAGAAGACCTCCTGCCTTTCAGCGAAGAGGCGCTATCACGTGCTGTGTCGCGTATGACCACCCCGGTGGTTTCTGCGATTGGACACGAGCCAGACAATCCCGTCTTAGACCACGTGGCCGACGTACGCGCTGCCACTCCTACCGACGCCGCGAAACGGGTCGTTCCAGATGTCCTCGCGGAAAAACAGTACGTCATGGAATTGCGGCAACGCGCAGCAGGTGCACTGCGTAGCTGGGTTGCGGGAGAAAAACGTTCCCTCAGTGATCTTCGTTCCCGGCCGGTACTGGCCGACCCTCTCTTGCCAGTCACCCGCCAGCGAGAAATCATCGAAGAAGCGCTCCAACGAAAGGATCGCGCCTTAGGCATGACAGTACGTGAGAAGCGCAACCAAATCACGTCTCTGAAAGCACAAGTCAATGCACTGGGACCCTCGCAGACACTGGCACGCGGTTATTCAATTGTTCAAGTTGTACCCCGTGATGGCTCTGGTCCTGCGGTAGTCACGACGGTCAACGATGTTCAGCCTGGTTCACAACTGCGCATTCGCGTCGCCGATGGAGCCATTACGGCAGCTGCCATGGCGGTGCAAGCGGCACCTGGTGGCACGGAACAAGACACTACAAAAACAGAATGA
- a CDS encoding exodeoxyribonuclease VII small subunit: protein MTEQQQQQFRPVEELNYEQARDELVEIVKILELGQMSLDESLNYWERGEELAAYCEKYLDGASTRIEKALEHRKDAEDDTA from the coding sequence ATGACGGAACAACAACAACAACAATTCCGACCTGTCGAAGAACTGAATTACGAGCAAGCTCGTGATGAGTTGGTGGAGATTGTAAAAATCCTGGAGTTAGGGCAGATGAGCCTTGACGAATCGCTCAATTATTGGGAACGCGGCGAAGAGCTCGCCGCATATTGTGAAAAATACCTCGATGGCGCTTCTACTCGTATCGAAAAAGCTCTCGAACACCGAAAAGACGCGGAGGATGATACCGCCTAA
- a CDS encoding DUF4245 domain-containing protein, protein MLNGIMAGVRIEKPRVFQSAKDMVLSLGVLLLAMFLVVGFTGLCSVKPGGPDQSGPVHEVDVDNILHMDAQALNFPIRIVTMPDGWVPNSQRRTQVAKQTSVLTGWVIDGDKYISLTQTPADLKDAMHPDDDYRDEVRIENIGGKQWHVLEGDDVRPLWVADNGDVRFILKGMATDDLMRTAAEHTVEAQPVEKAHS, encoded by the coding sequence GTGCTTAATGGAATAATGGCGGGCGTGCGTATCGAAAAACCTCGCGTGTTTCAGTCCGCAAAGGACATGGTGCTGTCGTTGGGCGTTTTGCTTCTGGCGATGTTCCTCGTCGTCGGTTTTACCGGCTTATGCTCGGTGAAACCCGGCGGGCCGGATCAATCCGGACCGGTTCATGAGGTTGATGTGGACAACATTTTGCACATGGATGCGCAGGCTTTAAATTTTCCAATTCGCATCGTTACGATGCCCGATGGGTGGGTTCCGAATTCGCAGCGACGCACCCAAGTAGCTAAGCAAACCTCGGTGCTTACGGGCTGGGTTATTGATGGAGATAAATACATCTCCTTGACACAAACCCCTGCTGATCTCAAGGATGCAATGCATCCGGATGATGACTATCGCGACGAAGTGCGCATCGAAAACATTGGGGGTAAGCAGTGGCACGTTCTCGAGGGGGACGACGTACGACCTCTCTGGGTTGCTGATAATGGTGACGTTCGCTTCATCCTCAAGGGCATGGCTACGGACGATCTGATGCGAACCGCTGCCGAACACACGGTGGAGGCACAGCCCGTTGAAAAGGCTCATTCCTAG
- the glpX gene encoding class II fructose-bisphosphatase: protein MSAEANINSSVSSSPEAPDRNLAMELVRVTEAAALASGKWVGRGQKESGDGAAVDAMRQLINSVNMNGVVVIGEGEKDEAPMLFNGEQVGTGHGPAVDIAVDPVDGTTLMAEGRPNAISVIAAAERGSMYDPSAVFYMEKLAVGPDAVGVVDIEAPVAHNIKAVAKAKGTVPGDITVVVLDRPRHLDLIKDIREAGAKVRLIGDGDVAGAVAAAQDYRTNSVDIMMGIGGTPEGIITACAMKCMGGEIQGKLWPKDEAERQKALDAGHDLDQVLTTNDLVSSDHCYFVATGVTNGDMVRGVSYRKNSAVTRTLAMRSKSGTVRYIESVHQLQKLQEYSVLDYTRR from the coding sequence ATGTCCGCCGAAGCAAACATCAACAGCTCTGTGTCCTCCTCTCCCGAGGCTCCAGACCGTAACCTCGCAATGGAGCTCGTTCGCGTTACGGAAGCCGCAGCGCTGGCCTCCGGTAAATGGGTTGGCCGTGGCCAGAAAGAGTCTGGTGATGGCGCCGCCGTGGATGCAATGCGGCAGCTGATCAACTCCGTCAACATGAACGGCGTCGTCGTCATTGGAGAAGGTGAAAAGGATGAAGCCCCGATGCTGTTCAACGGTGAACAAGTCGGCACGGGACATGGCCCCGCCGTGGACATCGCCGTCGATCCGGTAGATGGAACCACCCTCATGGCCGAAGGACGCCCTAACGCTATTTCCGTGATCGCCGCGGCAGAACGTGGCTCCATGTACGACCCATCTGCAGTGTTCTACATGGAGAAGCTCGCTGTTGGTCCCGACGCCGTTGGTGTCGTCGACATCGAAGCTCCTGTCGCCCACAACATCAAAGCCGTGGCTAAGGCTAAAGGGACGGTTCCTGGCGATATCACTGTCGTCGTTTTGGATCGGCCACGCCACCTTGATCTCATCAAGGACATCCGTGAGGCCGGAGCAAAGGTTCGCCTGATTGGTGACGGCGATGTCGCAGGCGCTGTGGCTGCAGCTCAGGATTACCGAACCAACTCCGTAGACATCATGATGGGCATCGGCGGTACCCCTGAAGGCATTATCACCGCTTGTGCAATGAAGTGCATGGGTGGGGAGATACAGGGCAAACTGTGGCCAAAAGACGAAGCCGAACGCCAAAAGGCTCTGGACGCCGGCCATGACCTCGACCAGGTGCTCACCACCAATGACTTAGTTAGTTCCGACCACTGCTACTTCGTAGCAACTGGTGTGACAAACGGTGATATGGTGCGTGGCGTTTCCTACCGCAAGAATTCCGCCGTTACCCGCACCCTGGCTATGCGTTCCAAGTCCGGGACAGTCCGTTACATCGAGTCCGTACACCAGCTACAGAAGCTGCAGGAGTATTCCGTCTTGGATTACACCCGGCGGTAA
- a CDS encoding class II fumarate hydratase, which produces MSDQEFRIEHDTMGEVKVPAKALWRAQTQRAVENFPISDRPLESAQIRAMGMLKAACAQVNKDRGLLTNEQADAIISAAKEIAEGKHDAEFPIDVFQTGSGTSSNMNTNEVIASIAKANGVEVHPNDHVNMGQSSNDTFPTATHVAATVAAVDDLIPGLKVLQESLAKKASEWEHVVKSGRTHLMDAVPVTLGQEFGGYARQIEAGIERIEATLPRLGELPIGGTAVGTGLNTPADFGANVTAELIKLTGVDALKEAKNHFEAQANRDGLVEFSAAMRGVAISLNKIANDIRWMGSGPLTGLGEIHLPDLQPGSSIMPGKVNPVLCETATQVAAQVIGNDAAVAFGGANGHFELNVFIPVMARNVLESAKLLANTARQFATRLVDGIEPNEERMRTLAESSPSIVTPLNSAIGYENAAKVAKTALKEGKTIRQTVIDMGFVDGEKLTEEELDKRLDVLAMANTDRD; this is translated from the coding sequence ATGAGCGATCAAGAGTTCCGCATCGAACACGACACGATGGGCGAAGTTAAGGTTCCAGCTAAAGCGCTATGGCGTGCACAAACCCAGCGTGCAGTGGAGAACTTCCCAATTTCTGACCGTCCACTGGAGTCGGCTCAGATCCGCGCGATGGGCATGCTGAAGGCAGCGTGTGCTCAGGTGAATAAGGATCGTGGTCTGCTGACCAACGAGCAGGCGGATGCCATCATCTCCGCTGCAAAGGAAATCGCTGAGGGTAAGCACGACGCAGAATTCCCCATCGACGTATTCCAGACTGGTTCTGGTACCTCTTCCAACATGAACACCAACGAGGTCATCGCTTCCATCGCGAAGGCCAACGGTGTGGAAGTACACCCGAACGACCACGTCAATATGGGTCAGTCCTCGAACGACACCTTCCCAACCGCCACTCACGTTGCCGCCACGGTTGCTGCAGTCGATGATTTGATTCCTGGCCTGAAGGTTCTGCAGGAGTCCCTCGCTAAGAAGGCTTCCGAGTGGGAACACGTGGTGAAGTCCGGCCGTACCCACCTGATGGATGCTGTCCCCGTAACCCTGGGACAGGAATTCGGCGGCTACGCGCGCCAGATTGAAGCCGGTATTGAACGTATCGAAGCAACGCTACCTCGCCTAGGCGAACTGCCTATCGGTGGTACTGCGGTAGGCACCGGCTTGAATACACCTGCTGACTTCGGCGCCAATGTTACGGCAGAGCTGATTAAACTCACCGGCGTTGACGCCCTTAAGGAGGCAAAGAACCACTTTGAAGCTCAAGCAAACCGTGACGGCCTTGTAGAGTTCTCCGCAGCGATGCGCGGTGTAGCTATTTCCTTGAACAAGATTGCCAATGACATTCGCTGGATGGGTTCCGGCCCACTGACCGGTCTGGGTGAGATCCATCTCCCAGATCTACAACCAGGTTCATCCATCATGCCGGGTAAGGTCAACCCTGTTCTCTGTGAGACCGCTACGCAGGTAGCAGCTCAGGTGATCGGTAATGATGCTGCCGTCGCCTTCGGTGGCGCTAACGGACACTTTGAGCTGAACGTGTTTATTCCTGTTATGGCTCGTAACGTTCTTGAATCCGCCAAGTTGCTCGCCAACACCGCTCGCCAGTTCGCGACCCGTTTGGTTGATGGCATCGAGCCGAATGAAGAGCGTATGCGCACTCTGGCAGAGTCTTCTCCGTCCATTGTGACTCCTCTGAACTCAGCCATCGGCTATGAAAACGCAGCGAAGGTCGCCAAGACTGCTCTGAAGGAAGGCAAGACTATTCGCCAAACTGTCATCGACATGGGCTTCGTCGACGGCGAGAAGCTCACAGAAGAAGAGCTGGACAAGCGCCTCGACGTTTTGGCTATGGCAAACACCGACCGCGACTAG
- a CDS encoding TetR/AcrR family transcriptional regulator, which produces MNDRPTLSHYPVEGAAKPDLEKMGLRERKRRETYLRIEDEATRLFLEKSYDEVTLEEICEAAVVSRRTFFNYFQSKDHVAVGTVPPSLTDEDYEKIATFTVPEGMSMTGAILSIMAQRHIDHAEAMGIQSINPELSALISQRRIEILRRNPTLGLSKLNSFEKIRARLADALLRNFEAHPEHRSLPDSPPQEEARISVVAIIVSLWTSSTLVPERPEAHLTRDTVQSTVDKLYTIYSSMTDDKLFPAAPTDH; this is translated from the coding sequence GTGAACGATCGTCCAACTCTCTCACACTATCCGGTAGAAGGTGCAGCGAAGCCTGACCTGGAAAAGATGGGGCTACGCGAGCGCAAGCGACGTGAAACGTACCTTCGGATTGAGGATGAAGCCACGCGTTTGTTTCTCGAGAAGAGTTATGACGAAGTCACACTAGAGGAGATCTGCGAAGCCGCAGTCGTTTCCCGTCGCACGTTCTTCAATTACTTCCAGTCCAAAGATCATGTTGCTGTAGGCACTGTGCCTCCCTCTCTGACGGACGAGGACTATGAGAAGATTGCGACTTTCACTGTTCCCGAAGGCATGTCCATGACCGGTGCCATCTTGAGCATCATGGCTCAGCGGCATATCGATCATGCTGAGGCCATGGGAATACAGTCAATAAACCCGGAACTTTCTGCGCTCATCTCGCAGCGTCGTATTGAAATTCTGCGTCGAAACCCAACGTTGGGTCTTTCTAAATTAAATAGCTTCGAAAAGATTCGTGCGAGGTTGGCTGATGCCCTTTTGCGCAATTTCGAAGCTCACCCAGAACATCGCTCTTTGCCAGATTCTCCTCCCCAAGAGGAGGCTCGTATTTCCGTCGTCGCCATCATCGTGAGCCTGTGGACTTCTTCCACGCTCGTCCCAGAGCGACCGGAAGCACACCTGACAAGAGATACGGTGCAATCTACGGTGGACAAACTTTACACAATTTATTCGTCGATGACCGACGACAAGCTTTTTCCTGCCGCCCCCACGGACCACTAA
- a CDS encoding MDR family MFS transporter: MSDSTSAQVPTTGTTPVSHPEKPKNNVPVVVTCLMLGMLLSSLGQMIFSTALPTVVGELGGASHMSWVITAFMLTMTIGMPVYGKLGDQVGRKPLYLGAIVLFLIGSVVGALSQNMATMIAARAIQGLGGGGLMVLSQAIMADVVTARDRGKYMGLMGGIFGLSSILGPLLGGFFTDGPGWRWALWFNIPLGLITLAIATFALKLPRRHGQATLDLWGTVTMAIATTCLILTVTWGGRDYAWDSTVILSLIATTIVTGAVFVFIELRHANPLIPMTLFTRRNFSLTTVSGIIMGVAMFGTLSYLPTYIQMVHNLSPTEAGLMMIPMMVGMIFTSTVVGQAVSRSGKYKWYPVIGMVIMSVGLFFIGQLHAHDTLVHLGVVEFVIGIGLGMTAQTLVLIVQNTFPLRMVGTATASNNFFRQIGGALGAAIVGSLFMHRVTDELQQNLPGAIKQLGPEGAKYAEMFSHGGTGSLTPALVQQIPDALREVIINGYNDALVPILGSIAPLAIIAAIVLAFVRHERLKTTLERD; this comes from the coding sequence TTGTCAGATTCCACTAGTGCTCAGGTGCCTACTACCGGCACCACTCCGGTATCTCATCCTGAGAAACCAAAAAACAACGTTCCTGTCGTTGTCACATGTCTCATGCTGGGCATGCTTCTTTCATCCTTAGGGCAGATGATTTTCTCTACCGCATTGCCGACAGTGGTCGGTGAATTGGGCGGTGCCTCCCATATGTCCTGGGTGATTACCGCGTTCATGCTGACGATGACCATTGGCATGCCGGTGTATGGGAAACTCGGAGATCAGGTTGGTCGCAAGCCGCTGTATCTCGGGGCAATTGTTCTGTTTTTGATCGGCTCCGTTGTGGGTGCCCTGTCTCAAAATATGGCGACGATGATCGCCGCACGCGCTATCCAAGGATTGGGTGGCGGTGGCCTGATGGTGTTATCCCAGGCCATCATGGCTGATGTGGTGACCGCTCGTGACCGCGGTAAGTACATGGGATTGATGGGCGGTATCTTCGGCTTATCATCCATCCTTGGCCCGTTACTGGGCGGATTCTTTACCGACGGCCCAGGTTGGCGCTGGGCTTTATGGTTTAACATCCCGCTCGGTTTGATTACTTTGGCTATCGCTACCTTCGCTCTTAAACTCCCTCGCCGCCATGGTCAGGCAACTTTGGATTTGTGGGGAACGGTGACGATGGCTATCGCCACCACCTGCTTGATACTTACCGTCACGTGGGGTGGCCGCGATTATGCTTGGGATAGCACAGTGATCCTCAGCTTGATCGCTACGACAATTGTTACAGGCGCAGTATTCGTCTTCATCGAGCTGCGTCACGCCAATCCTCTGATTCCGATGACATTGTTCACCAGACGGAACTTCTCCCTCACCACGGTTTCAGGCATCATCATGGGCGTGGCTATGTTCGGCACGCTGAGCTACCTGCCCACTTACATCCAGATGGTTCACAACTTGTCCCCTACTGAGGCGGGACTGATGATGATCCCAATGATGGTAGGAATGATTTTCACTTCCACTGTGGTGGGACAGGCCGTGAGCCGTTCAGGCAAGTACAAATGGTATCCGGTGATCGGGATGGTGATCATGAGCGTTGGCTTGTTCTTCATTGGCCAGCTACATGCACACGATACGCTGGTTCATCTTGGCGTGGTGGAGTTCGTGATTGGTATCGGGCTGGGTATGACCGCTCAGACCCTCGTGTTGATCGTTCAAAATACCTTCCCTCTGCGGATGGTCGGTACGGCAACAGCCTCCAACAATTTCTTCCGCCAGATCGGCGGTGCTCTTGGTGCCGCTATAGTCGGCTCCTTGTTCATGCACCGTGTCACGGATGAACTCCAGCAGAATTTGCCGGGTGCTATTAAGCAACTGGGTCCGGAAGGCGCGAAGTATGCGGAGATGTTCTCTCACGGAGGTACAGGCTCGTTGACCCCTGCCCTTGTTCAGCAGATTCCCGACGCCCTGCGTGAGGTCATCATCAATGGCTATAACGACGCGCTGGTTCCTATCCTCGGCTCTATCGCCCCGCTGGCAATCATCGCAGCGATTGTGCTCGCTTTTGTTCGGCACGAGCGTCTCAAGACCACCCTGGAACGGGATTAA